One Stenotrophomonas sp. SAU14A_NAIMI4_5 DNA segment encodes these proteins:
- a CDS encoding BLUF domain-containing protein, translated as MPLRAIAYVSQARPDLSAERLQTLVNDATRFNRMAGVTGVLLHDGQRFLQYIEGPPDGIDSVYERILQAGSHVDIVELARGRLGQRQFPYWSMRALPVDALKLRQLASSDWSGFSRTVEGEQAAPTAVDLLSALVRPMLSAG; from the coding sequence ATGCCACTACGCGCCATTGCCTACGTCAGCCAGGCCCGGCCGGACCTTTCCGCCGAACGCCTGCAGACGTTGGTGAACGATGCCACCCGGTTCAACCGGATGGCCGGGGTGACGGGCGTGTTGTTGCACGATGGGCAGCGTTTCCTGCAGTACATCGAAGGGCCGCCCGATGGCATCGATTCGGTGTACGAGCGCATCCTGCAGGCGGGCAGCCACGTGGACATCGTCGAACTGGCGCGCGGGCGGTTGGGCCAGCGCCAGTTTCCGTACTGGTCGATGCGCGCGTTGCCGGTCGATGCGCTGAAGCTGCGCCAGCTGGCCAGCAGTGACTGGTCCGGTTTCTCGCGCACGGTGGAGGGCGAGCAAGCTGCTCCCACGGCGGTGGATCTTCTGAGCGCCCTCGTGCGCCCGATGCTCAGCGCCGGGTAG
- the thrA gene encoding bifunctional aspartate kinase/homoserine dehydrogenase I, translating to MSSHAPAHPAAPADLAAPSTVVHKFGGTSVANAERYRHVAGLLLARPEPLQVTVVSAMKGVTDALIELAQLAARGDAGWREAWHALRARHRGAAVALLGEQVGETVEWIDVRFDHLAEVLGALAVIGELPREVLDRVQGLGEVFSAQLLGMHLQALGEECAVLDARDVLVVGHGELGVDVDWEASADRLAKWRLQHPQPRVVATGFVARDRADRITTLGRNGSDYSGAIFAALFNADELHIWTDVDGVLSADPRLVPEAVQLEALSYDEACELAYFGAKVVHPQTMSPAIRLGLPIFIRNTFHPAHPGTRISAERSPRGPVKGLTLSPDLALLNLEGTGLMGVPGTAERVFSALRQAQVSVVMISQGSSEHSICCVVKAGEAARGREALLHAFAHELAVGQVQRVQVGEGVSVLAAVGDGMAGQPGVAARLFEALGRAQVNILAIAQGSSERNISVAVASADATRALRAAHAGFWLSPQTFAVGVIGPGNVGAALLDQLLAARPQLLAKANVDLRLRALASRSRMRLEADVLHADWRQALHDDGQASNLDAFTEHLLAAHLPHAVVIDCSGSAEVAERYEGWLAAGIHVVTPNKQAGSGPLSRYQRIHAAAAASGARFRYEATVGAGLPVITTLRDLVDTGDEVLAVEGIFSGTLAWLFNRFDGSQPFSELVAQARSMGYTEPDPRDDLSGVDVARKLVILAREAGHALSLEQVQVESLVPALLRDGNVDDFMARLGESDASLLQRLDEARSRGAVLRYVARLDAEGASVGLQELPADHTFANLRLTDNVVQFRTRRYCDNPLVVQGPGAGPEVTAAGVFADLLRVAAGEGARL from the coding sequence ATGTCTTCCCACGCCCCCGCCCATCCCGCTGCACCGGCCGACCTGGCCGCACCGTCCACCGTCGTGCACAAGTTCGGCGGCACCTCGGTGGCCAACGCCGAACGCTACCGCCATGTGGCCGGCCTGCTGCTGGCCCGTCCCGAGCCGCTGCAGGTCACCGTCGTGTCGGCGATGAAGGGCGTCACCGATGCGCTGATCGAACTGGCCCAGCTGGCGGCACGCGGCGATGCAGGCTGGCGCGAGGCCTGGCATGCCCTGCGTGCACGCCATCGCGGCGCGGCGGTGGCCCTGCTCGGCGAGCAGGTGGGCGAGACCGTGGAGTGGATCGACGTGCGCTTCGACCACCTGGCCGAGGTGCTCGGCGCGCTGGCAGTGATCGGTGAGCTGCCGCGCGAGGTGCTGGACCGCGTGCAGGGGCTGGGCGAAGTGTTCTCCGCGCAGCTGCTGGGCATGCACCTGCAGGCACTCGGCGAGGAGTGCGCGGTGCTGGACGCGCGTGATGTGCTGGTCGTCGGCCATGGCGAGCTGGGCGTGGACGTGGACTGGGAGGCCAGTGCTGACCGCCTGGCGAAATGGCGCCTGCAGCATCCGCAGCCGCGCGTGGTCGCCACCGGTTTTGTCGCCCGCGACCGCGCGGACCGCATCACCACGCTGGGCCGCAACGGCAGCGACTACTCCGGCGCGATCTTCGCTGCGCTGTTCAACGCCGATGAGCTGCACATCTGGACCGACGTCGATGGCGTGCTGTCGGCGGATCCGCGGCTGGTGCCGGAGGCCGTGCAGCTGGAGGCGCTCAGCTACGACGAAGCCTGTGAGCTGGCCTATTTCGGTGCCAAGGTCGTGCATCCGCAGACCATGTCGCCGGCCATCCGCCTGGGCCTGCCGATCTTCATCCGCAACACCTTCCATCCGGCGCACCCGGGCACGCGCATCAGCGCAGAACGCTCGCCGCGCGGGCCGGTGAAGGGCCTGACCCTGAGCCCCGACCTGGCCCTGCTGAACCTGGAGGGCACCGGCCTGATGGGCGTGCCGGGCACCGCCGAACGCGTGTTCTCGGCACTGCGCCAGGCGCAGGTGTCGGTGGTGATGATCTCGCAGGGGTCTTCCGAACACTCGATCTGCTGCGTGGTGAAGGCCGGCGAGGCCGCGCGTGGACGTGAGGCCCTGCTGCATGCATTCGCCCACGAACTGGCGGTGGGCCAGGTGCAGCGTGTGCAGGTCGGCGAGGGCGTCAGCGTGCTGGCCGCCGTGGGTGACGGCATGGCCGGCCAGCCCGGTGTGGCCGCACGCCTGTTCGAGGCGCTGGGCCGAGCACAGGTGAACATCCTGGCGATCGCGCAGGGCTCGTCCGAGCGCAACATCTCCGTGGCCGTGGCCAGCGCCGACGCAACACGCGCCCTGCGTGCCGCGCACGCCGGCTTCTGGCTCTCGCCGCAGACCTTCGCGGTGGGCGTGATCGGGCCGGGCAATGTCGGCGCGGCGCTGCTGGACCAGCTGCTGGCCGCGCGCCCGCAGCTGCTGGCCAAGGCCAACGTCGACCTGCGCCTGCGTGCGCTGGCCTCGCGCTCGCGCATGCGCCTGGAAGCCGATGTCCTGCACGCCGACTGGCGGCAGGCGCTGCACGACGATGGCCAGGCCAGCAACCTGGACGCCTTCACCGAACATCTGCTGGCCGCACACCTGCCGCACGCGGTGGTGATCGACTGCAGTGGCAGCGCCGAAGTGGCCGAGCGCTACGAGGGCTGGCTGGCGGCCGGCATCCATGTGGTCACCCCGAACAAACAGGCGGGTTCGGGTCCGCTGTCGCGCTACCAGCGCATCCATGCCGCTGCCGCAGCCAGTGGAGCGCGCTTCCGTTACGAAGCCACGGTGGGCGCCGGCCTGCCGGTGATCACCACGCTGCGCGACCTGGTCGATACCGGCGATGAAGTGCTGGCGGTGGAGGGCATCTTCTCCGGCACGCTGGCCTGGCTGTTCAATCGATTCGATGGCAGCCAGCCGTTCTCCGAGCTGGTGGCGCAGGCGCGTTCGATGGGCTACACCGAGCCGGACCCGCGCGATGATCTGTCCGGCGTGGACGTGGCGCGCAAGCTGGTGATCCTCGCCCGTGAGGCCGGCCACGCGCTCAGCCTGGAACAGGTACAGGTGGAAAGCCTGGTACCGGCGCTGCTGCGCGATGGCAACGTGGACGACTTCATGGCCCGCCTGGGCGAATCCGATGCCAGCCTGCTGCAGCGTCTCGACGAGGCCCGGTCGCGTGGTGCGGTGCTGCGCTATGTCGCCCGGCTCGATGCGGAGGGTGCATCGGTGGGCCTGCAGGAACTGCCGGCCGACCACACCTTCGCCAATCTGCGCCTGACCGACAACGTGGTGCAGTTCCGCACCCGTCGTTACTGCGACAACCCGCTGGTGGTGCAGGGCCCGGGTGCCGGGCCGGAAGTCACCGCTGCCGGCGTGTTCGCCGACCTGCTGCGCGTGGCCGCCGGCGAAGGAGCGCGGCTGTGA
- a CDS encoding linear amide C-N hydrolase has protein sequence MKRMKWQGRAAMAMALAAAMVPAWACTRAVYLGDNGDVITARSMDWKVDVATNLYVLPRGIERTGQAGPKSAKWTARYGSVVATGYDVSTTDGMNEKGLVANLLWLVESEYPQQRGNKPGLAISLWAQYVLDNFDSVAEAVAALEREPFAIVTDKVPGEDRQATLHLSLSDATGDSAIIEYIGGRQVIHHDRRYQVMTNSPIFDQQLALNAYWKSIGGTVMLPGTNRSADRFARASFYINAIPKAEDPVEALASVFSVIRNVSVPFGITTPGEPNISSTRWRTVADHKRRLYFFESALTPNTFWVDLNKVDFGGQVLKLDLGRDQRNTFSGDALSQFVPSKPFTFLGTDG, from the coding sequence ATGAAGCGGATGAAGTGGCAGGGCAGGGCGGCGATGGCCATGGCGCTGGCGGCGGCGATGGTTCCTGCATGGGCGTGCACGCGCGCGGTCTATCTGGGTGACAACGGCGATGTGATCACCGCCCGGTCGATGGACTGGAAGGTGGACGTTGCCACCAACCTGTATGTCCTGCCGCGCGGCATCGAACGTACCGGCCAGGCCGGACCGAAGTCGGCGAAGTGGACCGCGCGCTACGGCAGCGTGGTGGCGACCGGCTACGACGTGTCCACCACTGACGGCATGAACGAGAAGGGCCTGGTCGCCAACCTGCTGTGGCTGGTTGAATCGGAGTATCCGCAGCAGCGTGGCAACAAGCCGGGGCTGGCCATTTCGCTGTGGGCGCAGTACGTGCTGGACAATTTCGACAGCGTGGCCGAGGCCGTGGCTGCACTGGAGCGCGAGCCGTTTGCCATCGTCACCGACAAGGTGCCCGGTGAGGACCGCCAGGCGACCCTGCATCTTTCGCTGTCTGATGCCACCGGCGACAGCGCCATCATCGAATACATCGGCGGGCGCCAGGTTATCCATCACGACCGCCGCTACCAGGTGATGACGAACTCGCCGATCTTCGATCAGCAGCTGGCGCTCAATGCTTACTGGAAGAGCATCGGCGGCACGGTGATGCTGCCGGGTACCAACCGCTCGGCCGATCGTTTCGCACGCGCCTCGTTCTACATCAATGCCATTCCCAAGGCCGAGGATCCGGTGGAGGCGCTGGCCAGTGTGTTCAGCGTCATCCGCAACGTATCGGTGCCGTTTGGCATCACCACGCCGGGCGAGCCGAACATCTCTTCCACGCGCTGGCGCACGGTGGCCGACCACAAGCGCCGGCTGTACTTCTTCGAATCGGCGCTGACGCCCAATACGTTCTGGGTCGATCTGAACAAGGTCGATTTCGGCGGGCAGGTACTCAAGCTCGACCTGGGCCGGGACCAGCGCAACACCTTCTCCGGTGATGCGCTGTCGCAGTTCGTGCCGAGCAAGCCGTTCACCTTCCTCGGCACCGACGGCTAG
- a CDS encoding CheR family methyltransferase: MNEQALFDLELKVLLEALYQRYHYDFRSYAVSSLRRRIRQAMQRYDCERLVDLQHRLLHEPDLFAQAMQFFTVQVSEMFRDPAYFKQLREQVVPVLRTYPSVKLWVAGCSTGEEVWSLAILLHEEGLLERSIVYATDINPAALATAEAGAYSIDRLAQFSRNYLAAGGTGSLSDYYATAYDGAVFDRQLRRNVVFADHSLATDTVFSEVHLVSCRNVLIYFNRDLQDRAVGLFREALVHRGFLGLGSKESLQFGRHHDAFEACSREHRLYRKVV; this comes from the coding sequence ATGAATGAGCAGGCGCTGTTCGACCTGGAGCTGAAGGTCCTGCTGGAGGCGCTGTACCAGCGCTACCACTACGACTTCCGCAGCTACGCGGTGTCTTCGCTGCGGCGGCGCATCCGCCAGGCCATGCAGCGCTATGACTGCGAACGCCTGGTCGACCTCCAGCACCGGCTGCTGCACGAGCCGGATCTGTTCGCCCAGGCGATGCAGTTCTTCACCGTGCAGGTCTCGGAAATGTTCCGTGACCCGGCCTATTTCAAGCAGCTGCGCGAGCAGGTGGTGCCGGTGCTGCGCACCTACCCGTCGGTAAAGCTGTGGGTGGCCGGCTGCAGTACCGGTGAAGAAGTGTGGTCGCTGGCCATCCTGCTGCACGAGGAAGGGCTGCTGGAGCGCAGCATCGTCTACGCCACCGACATCAACCCGGCAGCGCTGGCCACCGCGGAAGCTGGTGCCTACAGCATCGACCGCCTGGCCCAGTTCAGCCGCAATTACCTGGCTGCCGGCGGTACCGGTTCGCTGTCCGATTACTACGCCACCGCCTACGACGGTGCGGTGTTCGATCGCCAGCTGCGCCGCAACGTGGTGTTTGCCGACCACAGCCTGGCCACCGACACGGTGTTCTCCGAAGTGCACCTGGTCTCGTGCCGCAACGTGCTGATCTATTTCAACCGCGACCTGCAGGATCGCGCCGTGGGGCTGTTCCGCGAGGCGCTTGTGCATCGTGGTTTCCTCGGCCTGGGCAGCAAGGAATCGCTACAGTTCGGCCGCCACCATGATGCGTTCGAAGCCTGCTCGCGCGAGCATCGGCTGTACCGGAAGGTCGTTTGA
- a CDS encoding hybrid sensor histidine kinase/response regulator: protein MNLLPPDPAQSQTPVNLLIVDDVPQNLVAMQALLRREGVNLLLAGSGAQALELLLEHEVALALLDVHMPEIDGFTLAELMRGSQRSRDVPIIFLTASPDDPVRAFKGYESGAVDFLHKPVAPQVILSKVNVFIELYQQRQLLKARNEALERALKLNETMAAVLTHDLRTPLSAILLCADKLSLELPPGNTSAQQTLQHLEASTVRMARMVEQLLDFSRIRSGGLRLEANACDMEELARAVIAEAGSAHGSDRIAFEATGDATLHGDMDRLGQVVANLVGNAITHGGNDVVRVAVDGSDSRVVTLRVRNVGHIEEALLPRLFEPFKASFHQSKGLGLGLYIVDQFVAAHGGRLSARNEQGQVVFEAVLPRRADARISR from the coding sequence ATGAACCTGCTGCCACCGGACCCTGCGCAGTCGCAGACCCCGGTCAACCTGCTGATCGTCGATGACGTGCCGCAGAACCTGGTAGCCATGCAGGCGCTGCTGCGCCGCGAGGGCGTCAACCTGCTGCTGGCCGGCTCGGGCGCACAGGCGCTGGAGCTGCTGCTGGAGCATGAAGTGGCGCTGGCGCTGCTGGACGTGCACATGCCGGAGATCGATGGCTTCACCCTGGCCGAGCTGATGCGCGGCTCGCAGCGCAGCCGCGATGTGCCGATCATCTTCCTGACCGCCTCGCCGGATGATCCAGTGCGTGCGTTCAAGGGCTACGAAAGCGGTGCGGTCGATTTCCTGCACAAGCCGGTGGCGCCGCAGGTGATCCTGAGCAAGGTCAATGTGTTCATCGAGCTTTACCAGCAGCGCCAGCTGCTGAAGGCGCGCAACGAGGCGCTGGAGCGCGCGTTGAAGTTGAACGAGACGATGGCCGCCGTGCTGACCCACGATCTGCGCACGCCGCTGTCGGCCATCCTGCTTTGCGCCGACAAGCTGTCGCTGGAACTGCCGCCGGGCAACACCAGTGCGCAGCAGACCCTGCAGCACCTGGAAGCCAGCACCGTGCGCATGGCGCGCATGGTCGAGCAGCTGCTGGATTTCTCGCGCATCCGCAGCGGCGGACTGCGCCTGGAGGCCAATGCCTGCGACATGGAAGAACTGGCGCGTGCGGTGATCGCCGAAGCCGGCAGCGCGCACGGCAGCGATCGCATCGCCTTCGAAGCCACTGGTGATGCCACCCTGCACGGCGACATGGATCGCCTGGGGCAGGTGGTGGCCAACCTGGTCGGCAATGCGATCACCCATGGGGGCAACGATGTGGTGCGGGTTGCCGTCGATGGCAGCGATTCGCGTGTGGTGACCCTGCGCGTGCGCAATGTCGGGCACATCGAGGAAGCACTGCTGCCGCGCCTGTTCGAGCCGTTCAAGGCCAGCTTCCACCAGAGCAAGGGGCTGGGCCTTGGCCTGTACATCGTCGATCAGTTCGTGGCCGCACACGGTGGACGCCTGAGTGCACGCAACGAGCAGGGGCAGGTGGTGTTCGAAGCGGTGCTGCCGCGGCGTGCCGACGCGCGCATCAGCCGTTAA
- a CDS encoding DUF6491 family protein, whose product MNIRPLLLSLALASPVVTPLHAQELRTPPAPGCLDARDVQQVEQDTPSAIAVADGQGRAFRLDFAADCPGVNEADALRLEAPQGWACGQPGERVVVDGRSCAVSAVTPIDGRSFATIARESSRQYAATLPGVTVSAKGRGGRSGDTPHTFQTSSAVCFATRNVRGWSESPEGVVVETNPRRNGGHRYYHVELASSCSILAGATDVDFQSGLQNGLICGNPRDRIVLMPSGIENDGRTYTPSMARPGCDILAVYPKDDSRAP is encoded by the coding sequence ATGAATATCCGACCTTTGCTTCTCTCACTGGCCCTTGCCAGCCCTGTCGTGACGCCGCTGCACGCACAGGAACTGCGTACTCCGCCGGCACCTGGCTGCCTCGACGCGCGCGACGTGCAGCAGGTGGAGCAGGACACGCCCAGCGCCATCGCCGTCGCCGATGGCCAGGGCCGCGCCTTCCGCCTTGATTTCGCCGCCGACTGCCCGGGCGTCAACGAAGCCGACGCGCTCAGGCTGGAAGCCCCGCAGGGCTGGGCCTGCGGCCAGCCGGGCGAACGGGTGGTGGTTGACGGTCGGAGCTGCGCGGTCAGCGCGGTCACGCCGATCGACGGCCGCAGTTTCGCCACCATCGCCCGCGAAAGCAGCCGCCAGTACGCGGCCACCCTGCCCGGCGTGACCGTCAGCGCGAAGGGGCGCGGGGGCCGCAGCGGCGACACCCCGCATACCTTCCAGACCTCGTCTGCGGTGTGCTTCGCCACCCGCAACGTGCGCGGCTGGAGCGAAAGCCCGGAAGGCGTGGTGGTGGAAACCAACCCACGCCGCAATGGTGGCCATCGCTATTACCACGTGGAGCTGGCCAGCAGCTGTTCGATTCTTGCCGGCGCCACCGACGTGGACTTCCAGTCCGGCCTGCAGAACGGCCTGATCTGCGGCAACCCCCGCGACCGCATCGTGCTGATGCCCTCGGGCATCGAGAATGACGGCCGCACCTACACTCCCAGCATGGCCCGCCCAGGCTGCGACATCCTCGCGGTCTATCCGAAGGACGACAGCCGCGCGCCCTAG
- a CDS encoding chemotaxis protein CheB: MAAPRPQLLVVGASAGGVAALQALLGALPAGLPIPVLVVLHLPRDRSSRIAEVLAPYCALQVREAEDKQPLQAATVTFAAPDYHLLVEDAQTIALSMDEPVLFSRPAIDPLFESAAAVFGPQLLAVLLTGASSDGSEGVAAVRSAGGRAWLQCPEEAEASMMPASALQHAGADAVLPLELMCRRLKELFA; this comes from the coding sequence ATGGCCGCCCCGCGTCCGCAACTGCTGGTCGTCGGCGCCTCTGCCGGTGGCGTGGCTGCGCTGCAGGCGCTGCTGGGCGCGCTGCCGGCCGGTCTGCCGATACCCGTGCTGGTGGTGCTGCATCTGCCGCGTGACCGCAGCAGCCGCATCGCCGAAGTGCTGGCGCCGTACTGCGCGCTGCAGGTGCGCGAGGCGGAGGACAAGCAGCCGCTGCAGGCAGCGACGGTGACCTTCGCGGCACCCGATTACCATCTGCTGGTCGAGGACGCGCAGACCATCGCGCTGTCGATGGATGAGCCGGTGCTGTTCTCGCGCCCGGCCATCGACCCGTTGTTTGAATCCGCCGCGGCCGTGTTCGGGCCGCAGCTGCTGGCGGTGCTGCTGACCGGTGCCAGCAGCGATGGCAGTGAAGGGGTGGCCGCGGTGCGATCCGCCGGTGGCCGTGCCTGGTTGCAATGCCCCGAGGAGGCCGAGGCATCGATGATGCCGGCCTCCGCCCTGCAGCACGCCGGCGCAGATGCCGTGCTGCCTCTTGAATTGATGTGCCGTCGCTTGAAGGAGTTGTTCGCATGA
- a CDS encoding homoserine kinase → MIARAFAPASVANVAVGFDILGHAIAGIGDTVTVRRIDEPTVRIEAIRGSAVELPRGAPGNTAGAALISLREGLGLPYGFAVEIDKGIPFGSGMGGSAASCVAALVAANALLDAPLPREALYPHALDGEAVASGGRHGDNVGPLLLGGLALCTADRLVPIPVPASWHSLLVHPHAVLETRRARAALQGSYALGEFVAQSANLALVLSGCHRSDAALVRAGLRDVLVEPRRAALIAGFDAARDAALAANAMGAGISGAGPSVFAWFEDADQAHAAAAPVRAAFAAAGFDSEAWVSPLDAAGARLC, encoded by the coding sequence GTGATTGCACGCGCATTCGCGCCCGCGTCCGTGGCCAACGTGGCGGTGGGCTTCGACATTCTCGGCCATGCCATTGCCGGCATCGGCGATACAGTGACGGTGCGGCGCATCGACGAGCCGACCGTACGCATCGAGGCCATCCGCGGCAGCGCCGTCGAGCTGCCACGGGGTGCGCCAGGCAACACGGCCGGGGCCGCGCTGATCTCGCTGCGCGAGGGCCTGGGTCTTCCGTATGGCTTCGCCGTCGAGATCGACAAGGGCATTCCGTTCGGCTCGGGCATGGGTGGTTCGGCCGCCTCGTGCGTGGCCGCGCTGGTCGCCGCCAACGCGCTGCTCGATGCACCGCTGCCGCGCGAAGCGCTTTACCCGCATGCACTGGATGGCGAGGCAGTGGCCAGCGGCGGGCGCCACGGCGACAACGTCGGTCCGCTGCTGCTGGGCGGACTGGCGCTGTGCACCGCTGATCGCCTGGTGCCGATCCCGGTGCCGGCCAGCTGGCACAGCCTGCTGGTGCATCCGCACGCAGTGCTGGAGACCCGGCGCGCGCGTGCGGCACTGCAGGGCAGCTATGCGCTGGGCGAGTTCGTCGCGCAGAGCGCCAACCTTGCCCTGGTGCTCAGTGGTTGCCATCGCAGCGATGCGGCCCTGGTGCGTGCCGGCCTGCGCGACGTGCTGGTGGAACCGCGTCGCGCCGCGCTGATCGCCGGCTTCGACGCTGCACGCGATGCCGCGTTGGCAGCCAACGCGATGGGCGCGGGCATTTCCGGTGCCGGCCCGAGTGTGTTTGCCTGGTTTGAAGATGCCGACCAAGCCCATGCCGCTGCGGCGCCCGTGCGTGCGGCGTTTGCCGCCGCAGGCTTCGACAGCGAAGCCTGGGTCTCGCCGCTGGACGCTGCTGGAGCGCGACTGTGCTGA
- a CDS encoding DMT family transporter has product MRNNPMALGIANGVAAGALWGVVFLAPAVLHSFNALQLSAGRYLVYGLIAVILLLPRWKRLAPQLGRAEWLGLLWLSLAGNLVYFLLLAAAVQWAGGAAASLIVGLIPVVVTLVGVREKGAVPLKQLLPALGLCVLGVALVGWESLMSEHLGTPWRQRLIGLVCAFGALFSWALYSVGNSRWLARRADLSSHDWSLLTGVTTGGLSLLLVPMAFIGQTAGHTPAQWSLFWVISAGVAVIASIIGNAFWNRASRLLPLTLTGQMIVFETLFALLYAFAWQWRWPTLLEALAIVFLVAGVLLCAHAHRAPRAIAEHAG; this is encoded by the coding sequence ATGCGCAACAACCCGATGGCCCTGGGCATCGCCAATGGCGTTGCCGCTGGCGCGCTGTGGGGCGTGGTCTTCCTCGCGCCTGCCGTGCTGCATTCCTTCAACGCATTGCAGCTGTCCGCCGGCCGCTACCTGGTCTACGGCCTGATCGCGGTGATCCTGCTGCTGCCGCGCTGGAAGCGCTTGGCGCCGCAGTTGGGCCGTGCGGAGTGGCTGGGTCTGCTGTGGCTCAGCCTGGCCGGCAACCTGGTGTATTTCCTGCTGCTGGCCGCGGCCGTGCAGTGGGCCGGTGGCGCGGCGGCCTCGCTCATCGTCGGCCTGATTCCGGTGGTGGTGACCCTGGTGGGCGTGCGCGAGAAGGGTGCGGTGCCGCTGAAGCAGCTGCTGCCCGCGCTGGGCCTGTGCGTGCTGGGCGTGGCCCTGGTCGGCTGGGAATCGCTGATGTCCGAGCACCTGGGCACGCCGTGGCGGCAGCGCCTGATCGGCCTGGTCTGCGCCTTTGGTGCGCTTTTTTCCTGGGCGCTGTACTCGGTGGGCAACAGTCGTTGGCTGGCCCGGCGCGCCGATCTGTCCAGCCATGACTGGTCGCTGCTGACCGGCGTCACCACTGGCGGCCTGTCGCTGCTGCTGGTGCCGATGGCCTTCATCGGCCAGACCGCCGGCCACACCCCCGCGCAGTGGAGCCTGTTCTGGGTGATCAGCGCCGGCGTCGCGGTCATCGCCTCGATCATCGGCAACGCGTTCTGGAACCGTGCCAGCCGCCTGCTGCCGTTGACCCTGACCGGGCAGATGATCGTGTTCGAAACCCTGTTCGCGCTGCTCTACGCGTTTGCCTGGCAGTGGCGCTGGCCGACCCTGCTGGAAGCGCTGGCGATCGTGTTCCTGGTGGCGGGCGTGCTGCTGTGTGCCCACGCGCACCGCGCCCCGCGTGCGATCGCCGAACATGCCGGCTGA
- a CDS encoding AraC family transcriptional regulator: MGAIFHLRHYGQSTGLDRHDYAQWVLPLQGELQFELEGRGGRLDLLQGAFVAAGEAHDQMAHGPNGFVIVDCGPGVLDDLTQEHLSRQRWLHLPLSLRQRLAQVRVGGCMPELLPDLLRVFAPAGSGARLQALCAAVQAEPGQAWPVARMAAHVGVSESRLHALFQREFGVSPQAWLSASRLRWAKHALLTSAAPISDIALAAGYSEQSALTRALRRETGLTPSGWRRGEASP; this comes from the coding sequence ATGGGCGCCATCTTCCACCTGCGGCACTACGGCCAGTCAACGGGCCTGGACCGTCACGACTACGCACAGTGGGTGCTGCCGCTGCAGGGCGAGCTGCAGTTCGAGCTGGAAGGTCGCGGCGGCCGCCTGGACCTGCTGCAGGGGGCCTTCGTTGCCGCCGGCGAGGCGCATGACCAGATGGCGCACGGGCCGAACGGTTTCGTGATCGTCGATTGCGGCCCGGGCGTGCTGGATGACCTGACCCAGGAGCACCTCAGCCGCCAGCGCTGGCTGCACCTCCCGCTTTCACTGCGCCAGCGCCTGGCCCAGGTGCGGGTGGGCGGCTGCATGCCGGAGCTGCTGCCCGACCTGCTGCGGGTGTTTGCCCCTGCAGGCAGTGGTGCGCGGCTGCAGGCCCTGTGTGCGGCCGTGCAGGCCGAACCCGGGCAGGCATGGCCGGTGGCGCGCATGGCGGCCCATGTGGGCGTCAGCGAAAGCCGGCTGCATGCCTTGTTCCAGCGCGAATTCGGGGTCAGTCCGCAGGCGTGGCTCAGCGCCAGCCGGCTGCGCTGGGCCAAGCATGCGTTGCTGACCAGTGCAGCGCCGATCAGCGATATCGCGCTGGCGGCGGGCTATTCCGAACAGAGCGCACTGACCCGTGCGCTGCGCCGCGAGACGGGCCTGACCCCGAGCGGCTGGCGGCGCGGTGAAGCGTCTCCGTAG